From a region of the Deltaproteobacteria bacterium genome:
- a CDS encoding response regulator produces the protein MAHRVLLVDDSAATRAFAAAALEEVGGWEVEVAGGGAEALALLQRGAFDVVVTDVNMPDINGLELIRFVRGHERHAALPVLVISTEGRDRDVDRAMALGATDYLAKPFSPEQLVAAVRALLGDRTGE, from the coding sequence ATGGCCCACCGCGTACTCCTCGTCGACGACTCGGCCGCCACGCGCGCGTTCGCCGCGGCCGCGCTCGAGGAGGTCGGCGGGTGGGAGGTGGAGGTCGCCGGGGGCGGCGCCGAGGCGCTGGCGCTGCTCCAGCGCGGCGCGTTCGACGTCGTCGTCACCGACGTGAACATGCCGGACATCAACGGCCTCGAACTCATCCGGTTCGTCCGCGGCCACGAGCGGCACGCCGCGCTGCCGGTGCTCGTGATCTCGACCGAGGGCCGCGACCGCGACGTCGACCGGGCGATGGCGCTCGGAGCGACGGATTACCTCGCGAAGCCGTTTTCCCCCGAGCAGCTCGTGGCCGCGGTGCGCGCGCTGCTCGGCGACCGCACGGGCGAGTGA
- a CDS encoding chemotaxis protein CheA, with product MAVSDKALSEFLAEAQEIVDALSNHLLRLDEQRDPRGDAEPDPELLNECFRGVHSLKGLAGMFGVAPLADAAHRLETVLDHMRLGRMAASADVIDLLFEAVELFGRIIGAVAEGGEVDADRVAAYLARLDAAAAVSDAGDAGGLGDFDLPDAILSVLTEYEEHRLAENIKRGRRIYLLSAAFDLMDIDKGLERVKARIKPIGEVISYLPSADSIDDTAIQLDVLVGAAATAAEVRAAVDDPAVEVTEVRRKGDRRARAEPPPDASRSDAGAAGAPEPPRAAGAPEPASAARSRAAAPPAPPAVAADDLGTLRSVTQTVRVDIRKLDALMNAVSELTIVHSGLQGVLDRIASRLDLADEARALTREVRALERRLAELQTGILEVRMVPMRQVFDKLTRVVRRISRESGKEIRLDIFGADTELDKLIVEDLSDPLMHIIRNAIDHGIEMPSVREAAGKPPVGTIRVGARPQGSRVVVTVADDGAGIDPARVVEAAVARGLIDPDAARDMADRDAFNLLFLPGMSTRERATELSGRGVGLDVVKTNIARLSGLIDVTSRVGEGTEFAITLPITLAIIQALVVAVAGRTYAIPLNSIVESFALARGDVQTVEGRQVCSLRQQTLLLCRLEDVFGLDRPAGTTRPDDQYVVVLGLAQHRIGLVVDELVGERDIVIKSLGAALADVPGIAGATELSHQQTVLVLDVPGLVEEALAGAGASEAA from the coding sequence ATGGCGGTGTCGGACAAGGCGCTGAGCGAGTTTTTGGCCGAGGCGCAGGAGATCGTCGACGCGCTGTCGAACCATCTGCTGCGGCTCGACGAGCAGCGGGATCCCCGCGGCGACGCCGAGCCGGACCCGGAGCTGCTCAACGAGTGTTTTCGCGGGGTGCATTCGCTCAAGGGGCTCGCGGGCATGTTCGGGGTCGCGCCGCTCGCGGACGCGGCGCACCGGCTCGAGACGGTGCTCGACCACATGCGGCTCGGCCGCATGGCCGCGTCGGCGGACGTGATCGACCTGCTGTTCGAGGCGGTCGAGCTGTTCGGTCGGATCATCGGCGCGGTCGCCGAGGGCGGCGAGGTCGACGCCGATCGCGTGGCGGCCTACCTGGCCCGGCTCGACGCGGCCGCGGCGGTGTCCGACGCCGGCGATGCCGGCGGCCTCGGCGATTTCGACCTGCCGGACGCGATCTTGTCGGTGCTCACCGAGTACGAGGAGCATCGCCTCGCCGAGAACATCAAGCGCGGCCGCCGGATCTACCTGTTGTCCGCCGCGTTCGATTTGATGGACATCGACAAGGGGCTCGAGCGCGTCAAAGCGCGCATCAAGCCGATCGGCGAGGTGATCTCCTACCTGCCGAGCGCCGACTCGATCGACGACACGGCGATCCAACTCGACGTGCTGGTCGGGGCGGCCGCGACGGCGGCCGAGGTGCGCGCGGCGGTCGACGACCCGGCCGTCGAGGTGACCGAGGTGCGCCGCAAGGGGGACCGGCGCGCGCGCGCGGAGCCGCCGCCGGACGCCTCGCGGAGCGATGCCGGCGCGGCCGGGGCGCCGGAGCCGCCGCGGGCGGCCGGGGCGCCGGAGCCGGCCTCTGCGGCGCGGTCGCGCGCGGCCGCGCCGCCCGCGCCGCCGGCTGTCGCCGCCGACGACCTCGGCACGCTGCGGTCCGTCACCCAGACGGTGCGCGTCGACATCCGCAAGCTGGACGCCTTGATGAATGCCGTGTCGGAGCTGACGATCGTCCACTCGGGCCTGCAGGGCGTGCTCGACCGCATCGCGTCGCGGCTCGATCTCGCCGACGAGGCGCGGGCGCTCACCCGCGAAGTGCGCGCGCTCGAGCGCCGCCTCGCCGAACTGCAGACCGGCATCCTCGAAGTGCGCATGGTGCCGATGCGCCAGGTATTCGACAAGCTCACTCGGGTCGTGCGCCGGATCTCCCGCGAGTCGGGCAAGGAGATCCGCCTGGACATCTTCGGCGCCGACACGGAGCTCGACAAGCTCATCGTCGAGGACCTGTCCGACCCGCTGATGCACATCATCCGCAACGCGATCGACCACGGCATCGAGATGCCGTCGGTGCGCGAGGCGGCCGGTAAGCCGCCCGTCGGCACGATTCGCGTCGGCGCGCGGCCTCAGGGCAGCCGCGTGGTCGTCACGGTGGCCGACGACGGCGCGGGCATCGACCCGGCGCGCGTGGTCGAGGCCGCCGTCGCCCGCGGACTGATCGATCCCGACGCCGCGCGCGACATGGCGGATCGCGACGCGTTCAACTTGCTGTTTCTGCCGGGGATGTCGACGCGCGAGCGCGCCACCGAGCTGTCGGGACGTGGCGTCGGGCTCGACGTGGTCAAGACCAACATCGCGCGCCTGTCCGGCTTGATCGACGTGACGTCGCGCGTCGGCGAGGGAACCGAGTTTGCCATCACGCTGCCGATCACGCTGGCGATCATTCAAGCACTGGTCGTCGCGGTGGCGGGGCGCACCTACGCGATCCCGCTCAACAGCATCGTCGAGAGCTTCGCGCTGGCGCGCGGCGACGTGCAGACCGTCGAGGGGCGCCAGGTGTGCAGCCTGCGCCAGCAGACGCTGCTTCTGTGCCGGCTCGAGGACGTGTTCGGGCTCGACCGTCCCGCCGGCACGACGCGACCGGACGACCAGTACGTCGTCGTGCTCGGCCTCGCGCAACATCGCATCGGGCTCGTCGTCGACGAACTCGTCGGCGAGCGCGACATCGTGATCAAGTCGCTGGGCGCGGCGCTGGCCGACGTGCCGGGCATCGCGGGGGCCACGGAACTCAGCCACCAGCAGACCGTACTCGTGCTCGACGTGCCGGGGCTGGTCGAGGAGGCGCTCGCCGGCGCGGGCGCGTCGGAGGCCGCGTGA
- a CDS encoding purine-binding chemotaxis protein CheW, protein MMSPPSDDLRAKLSQLATEDTFLNAYARRRARSATGSEWIGFCVAGETYALPIGDLREILKVPPITEVPRVPRFVLGVAPVRGMVVPILCMRRRLGFPPAPIGRSSRVLVCEVDGERYGLLVDAVSAVERLQEGQIERSPQLGGGAAAEFVAGIGRAGARLIILLDARAVVTFSSREAR, encoded by the coding sequence GTGATGTCTCCGCCGTCCGACGATCTGCGCGCGAAGCTGTCGCAACTGGCGACCGAGGACACGTTCCTCAATGCGTACGCGCGGCGACGCGCCCGATCGGCCACCGGCAGCGAGTGGATCGGGTTTTGCGTCGCCGGCGAGACCTACGCATTGCCGATCGGCGACCTGCGCGAGATTCTCAAGGTGCCGCCGATTACGGAGGTGCCGCGCGTGCCGCGGTTCGTCCTCGGGGTTGCGCCGGTGCGAGGCATGGTCGTCCCGATCCTGTGCATGCGCCGGCGGCTCGGGTTTCCTCCGGCGCCGATCGGTCGGTCGAGCCGCGTGCTCGTGTGCGAGGTCGACGGCGAGCGCTACGGGCTGCTGGTCGACGCGGTGTCGGCGGTCGAGCGGCTGCAGGAGGGGCAAATCGAGCGGTCCCCCCAGCTCGGCGGCGGCGCCGCGGCCGAGTTCGTCGCCGGGATCGGCCGGGCGGGCGCCCGGCTGATCATCCTGCTGGACGCGCGCGCGGTCGTCACCTTTTCGTCGCGGGAGGCGCGATGA
- a CDS encoding chemotaxis protein CheW, giving the protein MMQVATFFVGAQEYALDILRIKEIIVPLPITRVPRAPAFIEGIIELRGAVLPVIDLRKRFGTDAGPPARSTKYVLATVARHVVGLIVDRVGEVLTLDEADLLAPPELAVGEGARFVTAVCRRGDRMIFVIDIDQVLSEAERSDLVRMGETA; this is encoded by the coding sequence ATGATGCAGGTCGCCACCTTCTTCGTCGGCGCTCAGGAGTATGCGCTCGACATCCTGCGCATCAAGGAGATCATCGTGCCGCTGCCGATCACGCGCGTACCGCGCGCGCCGGCGTTCATCGAGGGCATCATCGAGCTGCGCGGGGCGGTGTTGCCGGTGATCGATCTGCGCAAGCGCTTCGGGACCGACGCCGGGCCGCCGGCGCGGTCCACCAAGTATGTGCTCGCGACCGTCGCTCGCCACGTCGTCGGCCTGATCGTGGACCGGGTCGGCGAGGTGCTGACTCTCGACGAGGCCGATCTGCTCGCGCCGCCGGAGTTGGCGGTTGGCGAGGGGGCTCGCTTCGTGACCGCCGTGTGCCGGCGAGGCGACCGGATGATCTTCGTGATCGACATCGACCAGGTGCTGTCGGAGGCGGAGCGGTCCGACCTCGTGCGGATGGGGGAGACCGCGTGA
- a CDS encoding response regulator: MPARRPDDLRDRHRPGAVGGGAVRPRADGGDRVTAPCVVVACDEPAVRDAAVAAVRSAGYDAIAVDHGDAVVALLDSQPPPAALVVDVALRGRAGYELCDEIAARGLPTRVVLVASVYSKTAYKRKPADLYGADDYVEQHHIPDLLAAKLARLVPPPRLVPPPRPHDPAALSPAERRAAERLRERADERLRADDAGRDAQERARALARVIVADLVLYSGRDVGAWRAARGGRDRPLPDRLLRDLDEARRLFALAVPRDVAGSRDYVLEALMEFLRSRG; the protein is encoded by the coding sequence GTGCCGGCGAGGCGACCGGATGATCTTCGTGATCGACATCGACCAGGTGCTGTCGGAGGCGGAGCGGTCCGACCTCGTGCGGATGGGGGAGACCGCGTGACCGCGCCGTGCGTGGTGGTCGCGTGCGACGAGCCCGCGGTTCGCGACGCGGCGGTGGCTGCCGTGCGCTCGGCCGGCTACGACGCGATCGCGGTCGACCACGGGGATGCCGTGGTCGCTCTGCTCGACTCGCAGCCGCCGCCGGCGGCGCTCGTCGTCGACGTCGCGTTGCGCGGCCGCGCGGGCTACGAGCTGTGCGACGAGATCGCCGCCCGCGGATTGCCCACCCGCGTGGTACTCGTCGCGTCCGTCTACTCGAAAACGGCCTACAAGCGCAAGCCGGCCGACCTGTACGGCGCCGACGACTACGTCGAGCAGCACCACATCCCCGACCTGCTCGCGGCGAAGCTCGCGCGCCTGGTGCCGCCGCCGCGCCTGGTGCCGCCGCCGCGGCCGCACGATCCGGCTGCGCTGTCGCCGGCCGAACGCCGGGCGGCCGAGCGCTTGCGGGAGCGCGCCGACGAGCGACTGCGCGCGGACGACGCCGGACGCGACGCGCAGGAGCGCGCTCGCGCGCTCGCGCGCGTGATCGTCGCCGACCTCGTGCTCTACAGCGGCCGCGACGTCGGCGCGTGGCGCGCAGCGCGTGGCGGGCGCGATCGGCCGCTGCCGGACCGGCTGTTGCGCGATCTCGACGAGGCGCGCCGGCTGTTTGCGCTCGCGGTGCCGCGCGATGTCGCCGGCAGTCGCGACTACGTACTCGAAGCCCTGATGGAGTTTCTGCGCTCCCGTGGCTGA